The Maniola hyperantus chromosome 12, iAphHyp1.2, whole genome shotgun sequence genome has a segment encoding these proteins:
- the LOC117987283 gene encoding RWD domain-containing protein 1 isoform X1 translates to MDYHYEQTSEVEALDSIYCGDMQILQTEPMHKFSIPIKSEGYDDGEGLACELVFTYTPKYPEELPVLEINTDESFDEIVDINELYKHLMEQGTENLGMVMIFTLVSTGQEWLNVQWDSIQREREEVVLAKKKADEEAEQKRFEGTRVTVESFLAWRKQFEIEMGIPAKREKEGKDKNKLTGKELFLRDTTLNESDLKFLDDGDAVKVDESLFQDLDDLEISDDDDEDYVPGQSESD, encoded by the exons ATGGATTACCATTACGAACAGACCAGTGAAGTGGAGGCGTTAGACTCGATTTATTGTGGAGATATGCAGA TTTTACAGACAGAGCCGATGCACAAGTTCAGTATACCGATCAAGTCGGAAGGATATGACGATGGTGAAGGACTGGCATGTGAGTTGGTGTTCACATACACACCAAAATATCCCGAAGAGTTGCCTGTACTTGAGATTAACACAGATGAAAGTTTTGACGAGATTGTAGACATAAATGAACTTTACAAGCATTTAATGGAACAA GGTACAGAAAATCTAGGCATGGTAATGATATTCACACTAGTGTCAACGGGACAGGAGTGGCTCAATGTGCAGTGGGACAGCATTCAGAGAGAGCGGGAGGAAGTGGTTCTTGCTAAGAAGAAAGCTGATGAAGAAGCAGAACAG AAAAGGTTTGAAGGCACACGAGTGACGGTAGAATCGTTCCTAGCGTGGAGAAAGCAGTTTGAAATTGAAATGGGTATTCCCGCCAAAAGGGAGAAGGAAGGAAAAGACAAGAACAAATTGACAGGCAAAGAGTTGTTCCTGAGGGACACCACTCTTAATGAATCTGATCTCAAATTCCTTGATGATG GCGACGCAGTCAAAGTGGATGAATCATTGTTTCAAGACTTGGATGATTTGGAGATCTCAGATGATGACGACGAGGACTACGTGCCGGGGCAGAGCGAAAGCGATTAA
- the LOC117987283 gene encoding RWD domain-containing protein 1 isoform X2 has translation MHKFSIPIKSEGYDDGEGLACELVFTYTPKYPEELPVLEINTDESFDEIVDINELYKHLMEQGTENLGMVMIFTLVSTGQEWLNVQWDSIQREREEVVLAKKKADEEAEQKRFEGTRVTVESFLAWRKQFEIEMGIPAKREKEGKDKNKLTGKELFLRDTTLNESDLKFLDDGDAVKVDESLFQDLDDLEISDDDDEDYVPGQSESD, from the exons ATGCACAAGTTCAGTATACCGATCAAGTCGGAAGGATATGACGATGGTGAAGGACTGGCATGTGAGTTGGTGTTCACATACACACCAAAATATCCCGAAGAGTTGCCTGTACTTGAGATTAACACAGATGAAAGTTTTGACGAGATTGTAGACATAAATGAACTTTACAAGCATTTAATGGAACAA GGTACAGAAAATCTAGGCATGGTAATGATATTCACACTAGTGTCAACGGGACAGGAGTGGCTCAATGTGCAGTGGGACAGCATTCAGAGAGAGCGGGAGGAAGTGGTTCTTGCTAAGAAGAAAGCTGATGAAGAAGCAGAACAG AAAAGGTTTGAAGGCACACGAGTGACGGTAGAATCGTTCCTAGCGTGGAGAAAGCAGTTTGAAATTGAAATGGGTATTCCCGCCAAAAGGGAGAAGGAAGGAAAAGACAAGAACAAATTGACAGGCAAAGAGTTGTTCCTGAGGGACACCACTCTTAATGAATCTGATCTCAAATTCCTTGATGATG GCGACGCAGTCAAAGTGGATGAATCATTGTTTCAAGACTTGGATGATTTGGAGATCTCAGATGATGACGACGAGGACTACGTGCCGGGGCAGAGCGAAAGCGATTAA
- the LOC117987282 gene encoding BRISC and BRCA1-A complex member 1-like, whose amino-acid sequence MDSPDVFASQENKDPCSNVKPKNTLSDEFANLQEQVIANFQKPNLPNVNVPERIIICLDVCHDDKNSVFRLNDGTTYTRINMLKRVLDFFIYSKHAINKKTEFALLALKDSEPSFLQNFTNNVKDILNAIDYVNSEDSTSESFDFQKIFQILKQEVEIPEYKQSECMVPPPYVVRMIVLYARSSCIPVVPQDDPYFEFLKKQLYFYIDILLLHQKECALYKCEEVYDALQDLDNGYSYVFEVSRNATKIHDSIVKLLAHPLQRPLQKNADYSFGSRY is encoded by the exons atgGATTCTCCAGACGTTTTTGCATCCCAAGAAAATAAGGACCCTTG TTCCAATGTTAAACCCAAGAATACACTGAGCGACGAATTTGCAAATCTGCAAGAACAGGTTATAGCTAACTTCCAAAAGCCCAACTTGCCGAATGTTAACGTGCCAGAGAGGATTATTATTTGCCTGGATGTTTGCCATGATGATAAAAATTCAGTCTTTAGGCTAAATGATGGTACCACATACACGCGAATTAACATGTTGAAGAGAgtgttagatttttttatatactcCAAACATGCTATTAACAAGAAGACAGAATTTGCTTTGCTAGCACTAAAAGATTCAGAACCAAGCTTTCtgcaaaattttactaacaatGTGAAAGACATTTTGAATGCTATTGACTATGTCAATAGTGAAGATAGTACATCTGAAAGCTTCGATTTCCAAAAAATCTTTCAAATATTAAAACAGGAAGTCGAAATCCCAGAATACAAGCAATCTGAATGTATGGTACCACCACCATATGTTGTACGTATGATAGTACTGTATGCTCGTTCAAGCTGTATTCCAGTTGTTCCTCAGGATGATCCCTATTTTGAATTTCTCAAGAAACAGTTGTACTTTTATATAGACATTTTATTACTGCACCAGAAAGAGTGTGCCCTTTATAAATGTGAAGAAGTTTATGATGCCCTTCAAGACTTGGATAATGGCTATTCATATGTCTTTGAAGTGTCAAGGAATGCTACTAAAATCCATGATAGTATAGTTAAATTGCTTGCACATCCTTTACAAAGACCTTTGCAGAAGAATGCAGACTATTCTTTTGGCTCTAGGTAttga
- the Efa6 gene encoding PH and SEC7 domain-containing protein isoform X6, with translation MLATFVGSRHTTTQKGVGVADPQIKANVRRYMSAAAERRSSLPQRTKDKSSSPPSSNSNSNSSSNSSSNGSGGQSGDSCEGLLTEERVERRLRVSQPKFEAYMMTGDLMLNLSRVEHPHHNHHAPTHRTHYHRYNSTPASPSENRLAARVELSQRHNSSPDTGLVGDHANKFFGRFNSQPASPAGGNAAASEVATRTQQHIVRTSRSEDHLQFQKESSLSAVAVELEEDVTSSLNTLLDARPDSATPAPRSDSDERDSCGTRIVWTYNAPVSQCNGSAATSNSTSISDGMSQRSSSPLSPTSASWSALSPHRPALAPHHHRTLNGDMSLSEAVSNISSPDFQDQDDMFDTGRECPRMELSDPSDSDSTILVSEPCHKRAKSNSSYSEHGSDVTLNGDKDYRIVIQVKGPEKNANASDTVNNNNNSTNYAQNGKENGHNSPENQGYQELCSGSDAGSDEGSDVDSLHSFHYSPKAVDIPSAERLAKRLYHLDGFKKSDVSRHLSKNNEFSRAVAEEYVKHFEFSGATLDEALRSFLARFALSGETQERERVLVHFSRRYLECNPGAFNSQDAVHTLTCAIMLLNTDLHGCGSGTFRRMSCAEFIENLAELNDGENFPRDTLKHLYHAIRNQPLQWALDAEAAPASGGENKTTPPVGGNPFLDLPDQSRAVEYKKGYVMRKCCYDANGKKTPFGRRGWKMFYCTLRDLVLYLHKDEHGFRRSQMSDNLHNAIRIHHALATKATDYTKKQHVFRLQTADQAEYLFQTSDSKELCSWVETINFVCAAYSAPPLAGAVGSQRKFQRPLLPCSHTKLSMREQLADHEERAARLEEELAALRHAREHPHASRDKDHYLAHEIKRYRTYAYVMRMRGGGAGADDNAPALPERAHAHNPPP, from the exons atcgAGTTCACCACCATCAAGTAATTCTAACAGCAATTCATCAAGCAACTCGTCGAGCAACGGGTCGGGCGGCCAGTCGGGGGATAGCTGCGAAGGATTGCTGACGGAAGAACGGGTAGAGAGGCGGTTGCGCGTCTCGCAGCCGAAGTTCGAAGCCTATATGATGACCGGGGACCTCATGCTCAACCTGTCCAGGGTTGAGCATCCACATCACAATCACCACGCACCCACACATCGAACACATTATCACag ATACAATTCCACGCCCGCGTCGCCGAGTGAAAATCGGTTAGCAGCTCGCGTCGAGCTGTCACAGCGGCACAACTCCTCACCCGACACGGGCTTGGTCGGGGACCACGCCAACAAATT TTTTGGTAGGTTCAATTCACAACCTGCGTCACCGGCGGGAGGTAATGCAGCTGCGAGTGAAGTCGCGACACGCACACAGCAACATATCGTTCGAACTTCGAGGTCCGAAGATCATTTacag TTCCAGAAGGAGTCGTCGCTAAGCGCAGTGGCGGTGGAGCTTGAGGAGGATGTGACGTCATCGCTCAACACGCTGCTGGACGCGCGCCCCGACTCCGCCACGCCCGCGCCGCGCTCCGACTCCGACGAGAGGGACAG TTGTGGTACCAGGATCGTGTGGACGTATAACGCGCCCGTGTCGCAGTGCAACGGCTCGGCCGCCACCTCCAACTCCACCTCCATCTCCGACGGCATGTCGCAGCG GTCGTCGTCTCCTTTGTCGCCGACGTCCGCGTCGTGGTCGGCGCTGTCACCGCACCGGCCGGCGCTGGCGCCGCACCACCACCGCACACTCAACG GTGATATGAGCTTATCAGAAGCTGTATCGAATATTTCTAGTCCAGATTTCCAAGACCAAGACGACATGTTCGACACGGGTCGGGAATGCCCCAGGATGGAGCTATCCGACCCTTCGGACTCCGACTCAACCATACTAGTCTCCGAGCCCTGTCACAAACGAGCCAAATCCAACTCCTCTTACTCAGAACATGGCAGTGACGTCACGCTGAACGGCGACAAAGACTATAGGATAGTTATACAAGTGAAGGGACCAGAGAAGAACGCTAACGCGAGCGAtactgtaaataataataacaatagcaCTAACTACGCACAAAACGGAAAGGAGAACGGGCACAACTCACCTGAGAACCAGGGTTATCAG GAATTATGTAGCGGTTCGGATGCGGGATCGGACGAGGGCTCGGACGTGGACTCGCTGCACTCGTTCCACTACAGCCCCAAGGCGGTGGACATCCCTTCCGCAGAGCGCCTCGCTAAGCGCCTCTACCACCTCGACGGCTTTAAGAAGTCGGACGTGTCACGACATTTAAGTAAAAA CAACGAATTCTCCCGCGCCGTTGCCGAGGAGTACGTGAAGCACTTCGAGTTCAGCGGCGCGACGCTCGACGAGGCGCTGCGGTCGTTCCTCGCGCGGTTCGCGCTGAGCGGAGAGACGCAGGAGCGGGAGCGCGTGCTCGTGCACTTCTCGCGGCGGTACTTGGAGTGCAATCCCGGCGCTTTCAACTCGCAAG ATGCCGTACACACACTGACGTGCGCCATAATGCTGCTGAACACGGACCTGCACGGCTGCGGCAGCGGCACGTTCCGCCGCATGTCGTGCGCCGAGTTCATCGAGAACCTCGCCGAGCTCAACGACGGCGAGAACTTCCCGCGCGACACGCTCAAGCACCTCTACCACGCCATACGCAACCAGCCGCTGCAGTGGGCGCT AGACGCGGAAGCGGCGCCCGCTAGTGGCGGGGAAAATAAAACGACGCCGCCGGTGGGCGGCAACCCATTCCTGGACCTGCCCGACCAGAGCCGAGCCGTGGAGTACAAGAAGGGTTACGTCATGCGCAAGTGCTGCTACGACGCTAATGGGAAAAAGA cCCCATTCGGTCGTCGCGGCTGGAAGATGTTCTACTGCACACTACGCGACCTGGTCCTGTACCTGCACAAAGACGAACACGGCTTCCGCCGGAGTCAAATGTCCGATAACTTGCACAATGCTATCAG AATACATCACGCGCTGGCCACGAAAGCCACGGACTACACAAAAAAGCAACACGTGTTCAGATTGCAAACCGCAGACCAGGCAGAATACTTATTTCAgactag CGACTCAAAAGAACTATGTTCTTGGGTGGAGACGATCAACTTTGTCTGCGCGGCGTACTCAGCGCCGCCGCTGGCGGGCGCGGTGGGCTCGCAACGCAAGTTCCAGCGCCCCCTACTGCCCTGCTCGCACACCAAACTGTCAATG CGAGAGCAACTAGCGGACCACGAGGAAAGGGCCGCGCGGCTGGAGGAGGAGCTGGCGGCGCTGCGCCACGCGCGCGAGCACCCGCACGCCTCGCGCGACAAGGACCACTACCTCGCGCACGAG ATAAAGAGGTACCGCACGTACGCGTACGTGATGCGCATGCGCGGCGGCGGTGCGGGTGCGGACGACAACGCGCCCGCGCTGCCCGAGCGCGCGCACGCGCACAACCCGCCGCCCTGA